One window of the Leptospira dzoumogneensis genome contains the following:
- a CDS encoding extracellular solute-binding protein — MNLALKNSKFLNICYFTLLLSVITFSFNGCKDKEEVQISVATEDIPWEGDPNSIPEALRKPNPSVSPNAKRGGIFRIYSHQYPKSLNWYLENFSTTAEIFGQMFEPLLERHPITMEPLPKLASSWKISSDKKTFTFNLDKNARWSDGKPITAKDVLFTYEIIMNKKNNTALHRIDLSRFEAPKLVNEFEVEFTQKEIHWKNFEFIAYDFFILPEHYYNGKDFNKENFEFPVISGPYELQSAKKGIYVKMKRRNDYWMRAYPFYKGTDNFDTLIFKVFNDDAVAFQAFKKGDIDLYPVYKAATWVQETTGEPFDKNYIVKQKIYNDKKSGFQGWAFNMRRKPFDDVRIRKAIAHLVNRKLMVDKLAFGEYQLTDSYYGSVWEEGQLPNPAIDYDPEAAKKLFAEAGWKPNAKGFLEKDGQQFVIHILERDRSVEKYFTLFMERVKELGIQVTIESTDLANWSERMDKYDFDVTWAAWGAGSSFPDPEHHWDSKYANENGQNNYNGFKNPEVDKLIEQQKTEFDIKKRTEILKKIDKILTKEVPYVLLWGIKSTRVLYWNRFGTPENPLARYSGEGAAKSLWWIDEEKDKALENSKKNKTALPPYKRDLYYHSK, encoded by the coding sequence TTGAACCTTGCTCTAAAAAATTCCAAATTCCTAAACATTTGCTATTTTACACTTTTATTATCCGTAATTACTTTCTCATTCAACGGCTGTAAAGATAAGGAAGAAGTCCAAATTTCAGTAGCGACCGAAGATATTCCTTGGGAGGGCGATCCGAATAGTATACCGGAAGCATTGAGAAAACCGAATCCTTCTGTTTCTCCTAATGCAAAAAGGGGAGGGATATTCAGGATCTATAGCCATCAGTATCCTAAATCTCTGAACTGGTATTTGGAAAATTTCTCCACCACTGCAGAGATCTTTGGGCAGATGTTCGAACCACTTTTGGAAAGACATCCGATTACGATGGAACCTCTTCCTAAACTTGCTTCTTCTTGGAAGATCTCTTCCGATAAAAAAACTTTTACATTCAATCTGGACAAAAACGCAAGATGGAGTGATGGCAAACCTATCACTGCTAAAGACGTATTATTTACTTATGAAATTATCATGAACAAAAAGAATAATACCGCACTTCATCGGATCGATCTTTCTCGTTTTGAAGCTCCTAAATTGGTGAATGAATTCGAAGTTGAATTCACTCAAAAAGAGATCCACTGGAAGAACTTTGAATTTATCGCTTATGATTTTTTTATTCTTCCGGAACACTATTATAACGGAAAGGATTTTAATAAGGAGAATTTCGAGTTTCCTGTGATCTCAGGGCCTTATGAATTGCAGTCCGCTAAAAAAGGGATCTACGTAAAAATGAAACGTAGGAACGATTATTGGATGAGGGCTTATCCTTTTTATAAAGGAACGGATAACTTCGATACTCTGATCTTTAAGGTATTTAACGACGATGCAGTCGCTTTCCAAGCATTCAAAAAAGGTGATATAGATCTATATCCCGTATATAAGGCGGCTACCTGGGTCCAGGAAACCACAGGGGAACCTTTCGATAAAAATTATATCGTAAAACAAAAGATCTATAATGATAAAAAGTCGGGCTTCCAAGGCTGGGCATTCAATATGAGAAGAAAACCTTTCGACGATGTTCGTATCAGAAAGGCGATCGCTCATTTAGTGAACAGAAAACTTATGGTGGATAAACTTGCATTCGGAGAATACCAGCTCACCGATTCTTATTACGGCTCCGTTTGGGAAGAAGGCCAATTACCGAATCCTGCGATAGATTATGATCCGGAGGCTGCTAAAAAACTTTTTGCAGAAGCGGGATGGAAGCCGAATGCAAAAGGTTTCTTGGAAAAAGACGGTCAACAATTTGTGATCCATATTTTAGAAAGAGATAGAAGTGTAGAAAAATATTTTACTCTATTTATGGAAAGAGTGAAAGAATTGGGCATCCAAGTTACTATTGAAAGCACTGATCTTGCGAACTGGTCCGAAAGAATGGACAAGTATGATTTCGATGTTACCTGGGCTGCTTGGGGAGCTGGAAGTTCTTTCCCGGACCCTGAACATCATTGGGATTCTAAATACGCGAATGAGAACGGACAGAATAATTATAACGGTTTCAAAAACCCAGAAGTGGACAAACTCATAGAGCAGCAAAAAACGGAATTCGATATTAAAAAAAGAACGGAAATCTTAAAGAAGATAGATAAGATCTTAACTAAAGAGGTGCCTTACGTTCTTCTTTGGGGAATTAAATCCACAAGAGTTCTTTATTGGAATCGATTCGGAACTCCTGAAAATCCTCTCGCCAGATATTCCGGTGAAGGTGCAGCCAAGTCTTTATGGTGGATAGACGAAGAAAAGGACAAGGCTCTAGAAAATTCTAAGAAGAATAAAACGGCTCTTCCTCCTTATAAAAGAGACTTGTACTACCATTCCAAATAA
- a CDS encoding RelA/SpoT family protein, with the protein MGFVKAPATKEMLIEGVRETMGPEALEMIEKAYKVSEDSHQGQFRLSGEPYIVHPLQVGFILYELGLDEKVISAGILHDVIEDTKYTREDMVRDFGTEITQLVEGVTKISQIKSQSKETEAAENIRKIIIATIQDIRVILIKLADKTHNMRTLSFQPPEKQRRIANETLSLYAPIAGRLGIYSVKSELEDLAFQVIFPEEYQDIKKRISAKKSEREDYIEKLQLILKQRLAEIQINANVEGRAKHFFSIYRKMKTKEKTFDEIFDLRAIRIVTDEIKDCYGVLGIVHTLWSPVPGRFKDYIATPKTNMYQSLHTTVIGPDGKPLEVQIRTAEMNAIAEFGIAAHWVYKEGKTHANERHLTVKWLEVLQTWQDSALDPKEFLEELKYDLHEDEVFVFTPKGEIIQLPKGATVLDFAFRIHTDVGLHCKGAKINGRMIPLRTELRSGDQVEVVVDKRSKPSPIWLRIVKTPSARQKLRAYFRKLREETSKDLAQGAESAAELTLNAEVLEELKRKPSEKVSKQTQAQGQVAGGKILVAGLRDIPVRLSGCCSPLPGDQIIGFVTRGRGVSVHKKNCSVALKQREEEQLRQITVDWDYGQTEPVPVRVEVKAKDRQGIYLEMVKSISGTQTNILEAGASTVQKDTLMARFMIEVEHLDQLKEILGNLKRIPDVVFAHRVK; encoded by the coding sequence ATGGGATTTGTTAAGGCTCCTGCCACCAAAGAAATGTTAATCGAAGGGGTTCGGGAAACCATGGGTCCCGAAGCCTTGGAAATGATCGAAAAAGCCTATAAGGTTTCCGAAGATTCTCACCAGGGACAGTTCCGTCTTTCTGGTGAACCTTATATCGTTCATCCTCTCCAAGTAGGTTTTATTTTATATGAGTTGGGACTGGATGAGAAGGTAATCTCCGCAGGGATCCTTCATGATGTGATCGAGGACACAAAATACACAAGAGAAGATATGGTCCGTGACTTCGGAACAGAGATCACTCAACTTGTGGAAGGTGTTACTAAAATTTCTCAGATCAAAAGCCAATCCAAAGAAACGGAAGCTGCCGAGAATATCAGAAAGATCATCATCGCGACCATCCAGGATATTCGGGTCATTCTGATCAAACTTGCGGATAAGACCCATAATATGAGGACTCTTTCTTTCCAACCTCCTGAAAAACAGAGAAGGATCGCAAACGAAACTCTTTCCTTATACGCTCCAATCGCAGGAAGACTCGGTATCTACTCGGTTAAATCTGAACTAGAAGATCTAGCGTTCCAGGTTATCTTTCCGGAAGAATACCAGGACATTAAAAAGCGTATCAGCGCTAAAAAATCAGAAAGAGAAGATTATATAGAAAAATTACAGCTCATCCTGAAACAGAGACTCGCTGAAATACAGATCAACGCGAATGTAGAAGGAAGGGCGAAACATTTTTTCTCCATCTATCGTAAGATGAAAACGAAGGAAAAAACCTTCGATGAAATTTTCGATCTAAGAGCGATCCGTATCGTTACGGATGAGATCAAGGATTGTTACGGAGTATTAGGAATTGTGCATACACTTTGGTCTCCTGTTCCGGGAAGATTTAAGGATTATATCGCAACTCCTAAGACGAATATGTACCAATCACTTCATACCACGGTGATCGGTCCCGATGGGAAACCTTTGGAGGTGCAGATCCGTACCGCAGAGATGAATGCGATCGCCGAATTCGGGATCGCTGCCCATTGGGTCTATAAAGAAGGTAAAACCCACGCTAATGAAAGACATCTAACGGTTAAGTGGTTGGAAGTCCTACAGACTTGGCAGGATTCCGCTTTAGATCCTAAAGAATTTTTAGAAGAATTAAAATACGATCTTCACGAAGATGAAGTATTCGTTTTCACTCCTAAGGGAGAGATTATACAACTTCCAAAAGGTGCTACAGTTCTAGACTTCGCATTTAGGATCCATACCGATGTGGGTTTGCATTGTAAGGGAGCAAAGATCAACGGTAGAATGATCCCTCTTCGTACGGAACTACGCAGTGGTGATCAGGTAGAAGTTGTAGTGGACAAAAGATCCAAACCTTCTCCCATCTGGCTTCGTATCGTTAAAACTCCTTCTGCCAGACAAAAGTTACGCGCTTATTTTAGAAAACTCAGAGAAGAGACAAGCAAGGATCTTGCACAAGGTGCAGAGAGTGCGGCAGAACTTACTCTCAACGCGGAAGTATTAGAAGAACTTAAACGTAAACCTTCCGAAAAAGTTTCTAAACAAACTCAGGCACAAGGCCAGGTCGCAGGCGGGAAAATTTTGGTAGCGGGACTACGTGATATTCCTGTGCGACTTTCCGGTTGTTGTTCTCCTCTTCCTGGGGACCAGATCATCGGTTTTGTAACTAGAGGACGTGGTGTTTCCGTTCATAAGAAGAACTGTAGTGTCGCTTTAAAACAAAGAGAAGAAGAACAACTCAGGCAGATCACCGTGGATTGGGACTATGGCCAAACGGAACCTGTGCCAGTTCGGGTGGAAGTGAAAGCAAAGGATCGTCAGGGAATTTATCTAGAGATGGTAAAAAGTATCTCCGGGACCCAAACGAATATTTTGGAAGCAGGAGCTTCTACAGTACAAAAAGATACTTTGATGGCCCGCTTCATGATAGAAGTGGAACATTTGGACCAATTAAAGGAGATCCTAGGCAATTTGAAACGGATCCCGGACGTTGTCTTTGCTCATAGGGTTAAATAA
- the nadC gene encoding carboxylating nicotinate-nucleotide diphosphorylase has translation MKRAYTKPISETSAEDYFPLAKMAWDEDCPDQDITSVSLFSPDQKAIAYLNAREEGILCGSGVSLVLSKLSDGDLQFNFFFKDGEKFVKGDKIAEIQGSLLSMLRVERILLNFLQYLSGISTSTRKIVDQYGSKGIMILDTRKTLPGYRKLAKYAVYCGGGSNHRLDLSEMAMIKDNHLALFGSAKIPVGKIRSNFPGRMVELEIDSLDQLEDALEAEPDVLLLDNFNIPDTREAFRRVKEKNPKILIECSGGITPEKLEALSEFPGVGVSMGYLTHTTRFLDLGLDIRT, from the coding sequence GTGAAGAGGGCTTATACTAAGCCTATATCAGAGACGAGCGCAGAGGATTATTTTCCCCTGGCTAAAATGGCATGGGACGAGGATTGTCCTGACCAAGATATAACGTCTGTTTCCTTATTCTCTCCAGATCAAAAAGCGATCGCGTACTTAAATGCAAGGGAAGAAGGTATTCTCTGCGGAAGCGGTGTCTCTCTGGTGCTCTCCAAACTTTCCGACGGAGATTTGCAGTTTAACTTCTTCTTTAAAGACGGAGAAAAATTCGTCAAAGGGGATAAGATCGCAGAGATACAAGGCAGTCTCCTCTCCATGCTGCGTGTAGAAAGGATCCTTCTAAACTTCTTACAATATCTTTCCGGTATTTCTACTTCGACTAGAAAGATCGTGGATCAGTACGGGTCTAAGGGTATAATGATCCTGGATACCAGAAAGACACTCCCAGGTTACAGGAAACTTGCAAAGTATGCGGTGTATTGCGGCGGAGGTTCCAACCATAGATTGGATCTTTCTGAAATGGCGATGATCAAAGACAATCATTTGGCTTTATTCGGATCTGCAAAAATCCCAGTAGGAAAGATCAGATCCAATTTTCCGGGAAGAATGGTGGAATTGGAAATAGATTCCTTGGATCAATTGGAAGACGCACTCGAAGCGGAACCGGACGTTTTATTATTAGATAATTTTAATATACCTGATACACGAGAAGCGTTCCGAAGGGTAAAAGAAAAAAATCCTAAAATCCTAATAGAATGTTCCGGAGGGATCACTCCTGAAAAATTAGAAGCATTGTCCGAATTTCCTGGAGTAGGAGTGAGCATGGGATACCTGACTCATACTACCAGATTTTTGGATCTTGGTTTGGATATAAGGACCTAA